gtacattGCTAGGGCGATTTTTTTCAaccttaaaaagttaaaagttgaaaagttatctaagatcaacaatgaatgaagtaatgtattttaggaaatatttttataaaagttataagttataacataactatatcaAATTCTCTGAGCGGAGCTatgaagctagtggttttacaatgatgtttatttattttattttttttatcctgtatacaaaatttctactagaaggagtgctttgatttcaatatgtagtatcttatcttttagcaaattggatcaaggcGGTACTTTAGGGacgtcattttttgattttttcaattttattatttaatatgaaattttttttttaaataaaatataaaatatataaaatagtttttattttcataaatgtaatagattataaatgtatatgtttgatTAACTGAACTACttacttgaaacaataaaaatttaaaaaataataagtaatttattaattaataatttattatatttatgaaaatatttgaaattaggcataaatatatttatactaaataataatattatatttttaaatagtaaacttttaaaaaaaggggGGAATGTCCTACTACACCGAAACAGTACCGGGGGGGGGGAGGAGAATGTCCGCGATTCGTGTGTGACATGGTGtgagtttaattattatgtacgtcgAAAGCAATCGGAGTATACGACAATACTTAATTACGTAATTACAAATATGTTTACAAAACAAGTTTTAAACAActtgttttaaacatgtttaaaacataaattcaaaacatttattttgaatatttcgttaattgtttaaaacgaataaaacgtaatatgtttaaaacagtgtaaCTCCAAgtaatattgagttttttttgttttgaaccgtttaaaaatatatactgtttgAACTGCTTGaaactcaaacaattttttttgtttaaaaaccattttgaacagaaaaaaacagttcaaaacaaacaatttttttaacataaaaatacaccaactgattattaattgtaatctgGTGTTATGCAAGGGGtttaatataggcaatttacAACACTTTCCGGACAAATACGTTCCGGGCAAATACGGTCCGGATGAATACGGTTTTTACCTTTTAAGAGTCCGGACAAATACGTTCCGGTCATATACGTTCCGGAAGAATACGGTTTATACTTTTTGGATTCCGTCGAAATACGGTCCGGATAAATACGTTCCGGAATTATACGGTCCGGACATATACTTTCCGGAACTATACGTTCCGTTAAAATacggtttatattttttggattcCGTCGAAATACGGTCCGGATAAATACATTCCGGAATTATACGGTCCGGACATATACTTTCCGGATTATTATAGCCCCCCATTATACTGTGAGTTTCCTCCAAATTTAACATTCTATCATTTTTGTCAAATGAacctattacatatttaaatataatttcttttgtttttagtttttctaattaaattgtaaatttttttgtaaggtGTTCATCATaacaagttatatttaaaatttaaaatttgtctaTGTCCATTCTTTGTAAAATGTTCCTATCAGAATGCCCATTCCACACTACTATTACGTTTAATTTTCTCCTTTTGAAATATACCTTTCAATATAgtctggttttaaattatttaaactagaATTCATACTTTTTTCGAGTTGCGTTAAACAAGCCTCCTGAAGTACCTGTTTACAGCTTATAGTATCCGCTTGATTTCCTTTTGAAACTATCTACttctgacatattattatttacataaacatttCTTCTACTATCTAATTCCATTTCTGTACGTGTCCCAGTGGCGGTTTTGGCATGTAATTTTACATGAggcggaaaaatattaaatagttaatacacTATTACTCTAAGTCTCTAACACaggaacaaaatatgttaatatattctttaaagtttaaatggtAGATATGGGTTATTAAAATGGAGAGGAAAGATTAGCCAGTTATGATTAGATCACTACTGTTGCCTAGGGTGTACCACGTAGAGGTTTTTCCATACACCCCTCcctaactatatacatataatttacagtattttacacacataaaatataaataacaaaaaacaatataatatattatatgactagTCTTTTAgttgtaatttgattttaacttaaaacataaatacataataattaataaacaaaatataggtgTACCTAATATGACacgcaaaacaaaaaaataataataacctgtCATCCGACATAAACCTTTTGtccttttataataaaacatttacaatataaattttattgaataatacattatttacaaaatatatgatttgacatattatatacctaatgtcctaatatgattttatgatttatatcgTAAATCAatacttctatttttttttactcgcataaatatttatgacattATCATAAAACGCTCCATTATGTTTAAGTTGGTCAATTAACTCCTTTCCAATTGAAATTATAGCAAGAGAACTCAATCGATTTTGGGAAATACTGTTGcgcaaatatgtttttatacgtTTCAGACAGGAGAAACTCCTTTCCACTGATACGCTGGTTAAtggtatagttaatattaaagaaaatagtttatatacttCAGGTAAAATTACTTTCAATCCACtattctcaaatatttttattaaatcataaacatGATGTAAATCTTGATATTTTTCATCGCTGTATAATACTTCTAACTCtacttttaatttgttattatcaaCAAATATGTCAGAATAAGATTCTCCCAGATTTTGAAATGCATTTATAGGGAAATTTGTagaatagtatttaatttttgaaacatcagccagttgtaaaaatatcaatttatcagtattttgaaatCTCGTCGTTATCTGAAGTAAAATATTGTcaagtatttcataatataatattttataatttaattcagaaCTAGACATATTTCTTGTTTCCTTAGGGCGTTTTGTTAACGCTATCGCATTgttaaatagtttcaaaaactcTGATTCATTTCTTTTTTTACTAACGAGATCATagactatatttatttttcgtatacaatattcCATATCAAATGACTTATTTTGAAgtgtattaaacaaattatcagTGAGTAAAAATATACTGTTAAATATTTGAGCTAAAAAAGCgaagtcaaattttttcaaattgtttaaatgCCCAGTTGAACCACAAATTGACTCAGATGACGAATTTGaatcttttataatatgttcaaaaacGTTTTAAGTTCGTCCCACTTCTCTACaactaaattcaaaatttttgagCGAGAAGCCCATCTCGTCTGAACAAATTGCGGTATGCGTTTACCAACAATAGCATCTACAACATTCGTTCGCGAGGTAGAATTATGAAAAAAAGCGAAAATTCCAGTCATGTTTGCAAAAAAAATACGACACTGTGTGTTAGCACTGCAGCCATGCTGTAACACCAAGTTCAAACGATGCGCTAAGCAGTGTGTAAATAATGCATTAGGAGCAACCTCTTTAACTTTAGCTTGTAAACCATTTACATGACCGGCCATGACACTCGCACCATCATAACACTgaccaattaattttttttccatatcaaATTCTAATAATACAGAATTTAACGTGTTGAAGAGACCCTCAGCAGTGCGATCCTCACTAACATTATAGAAACCAAGAAATCTTTCTACCAATATTCagatttatttgttatatatcttaatataattGAACATTGTGTTCTTTGCGAAATATCTGTCGTATCATCAACTtgaacagaataaaatatacactccTTGATTTCAGTTTTTACCATATTAAGTATGTGATCGGAAACACATGTTATCAAatcattttgtattatatttgacaatcctgaaaatatattttttatcccaTTGTAATGGTTTTGAATCTCTAATGAACACCTAATAATGTGCATATCAAAAAGTTCTTTAAAATTTCCTTTACTCAAGGAACTTGAACTTTCGTTATGACCTCGAAAGGCCAGTTCCTGTCTACccaaaaataacacaatatcaATTAGATGTTCCATAAAAAGTCGGTTAAGCCgaacattttcattatattttttttaaacaaataaccaTGTTCGGTCAAAGCGTCTACTATAGTTActctattattttctaaatgttttaatCCTAACATACAATGAATATGTTCTCTGGCAGATTCATGAAGTTTGACACTACgtgataaattttttaaatcgcCATAACCCGTTGTAGTCCAAACAGATTTTGTCATACTTAAAAGTAAACACGGCCAACAATACAACGCCTGTTTATAGTGGCTTCCACAAAGCCAAGTATGTATATCGTACCATTTATGATTAAACGCTctactaaatattttaccacattttttatcttttgaCTGACAACACAACTGGGGAATTGGTTTACCAAGCTTTAGCAATTCATTTTTGTCATTAGTTGTCCAACGTCGAAATGGCGTTTCTAATAGTTGAACAATAGGATCATATACAGGATTCATTTTTAGTATTGGTAATACGTCCTAACTAAAGCCCTTTTCACACGATGATAGTTATGGTACTATATCTAGTGTGATAGCTTGTATACTAGTTTTTAGGTCCgtgtgaattataatatagtatactagtTAAGGAATCATACTAGCTACTGTACAATTTTTGATAGTAGAACATGTCCTATTTTCCACACTATTTACCAGCATAGAAATATTGTCCGCCAATCAGAATACAGACATGTTATCAATCAAAATCATTATCACGATCGAgatcaacacaatattatacaaattaattacaataaaaattataaattatcagttGATCACCAGTTTTAGTAAGTTTAAACTAGTTTTTTTCATGATTATGAACAAGTACAAACGATTGAAATTGTACCACCTAGCACCTAGCACATATTGtcttttaagtaaataaaataaaatatggcacCACAAAAAGGATTGCCTTGGTCCAACCAATCAATATCTACACTAATTGAAATGTATagccaaaataattgtttatatgatACAAAACTTCCAGTATACCACAATAAGCATATTCGGCAAAAAGCCTTGGAGGATATTGCGTTAAAACTACAACCATACAGGCCTAACACAACATGGCAAGAAGTGAAGGTAAAAATGCAGCGTTAAGAACTCAATTTGGAGTAGAACACAATAAAGTAAAGACCTCAACGAAGAGCGGTACTGGTACTGATGATGTAAGTACAATGTgcattttataatcatatatttttatgtgcagTGGCGTGGCGAGCTAAAAAATTTCCAGAGGCAAGTTACAAATATCCCaagtattaatacataataatgtattaatatgacataattaattatatttcagattgttattaactacctattaagtatatcatattacatttactagGGGACCCACCGGCTACCACCCACCcctctatttaagaaaaatctcaGAGGCAATTGCCTCTGAAATTACTGTTTGACACGCCACTGTTTATGTGGGCGGATTTCCCAACATATCTTCTGGCTTTCAAAGGTAACTTTTTTCTTAATGTAACACTTAagcttattatacaaaatatgtatagattgataattcaaataaagcaaaaaaatatctattttttttataatattttgtatgtattaatattgtaatagaatatctattattattaataatactttatacaattttatattttcagattTATGTCCCATCACTGTGGTATTACAATAGcatgttatttttacaaaaacatataaCACCCAGAAAAAGTATTGAAACTCCTGTTTCACAGGTCAATAGcatttatagatattaataattaatacattttgcttactttataatattatacataagctagaataaagtaggtatattttttagatgTATCAGTTTCCTAAAGACGTTCAGTACAGTTTATTTGAAATCGATAATGTGGTTGAGGAAGAAGATACAGTGACAGTTGAAGTAGAAGAGCATATGAGTAACTCAGAAGACAGTTTTGCTAAACATAATATCGATGAaggtaaaatattgaataatatgttaataataatgaatattaaggTGGGAaagttaagaaaaaacataaatttgaaTAGTCTAATTACTGAAGTAATTAGTAGTTATTTTATCAGGTACCTactaaagtttatttatttattgagtaaATTTCAACtactaaaatattacacaaaaacaaaattataattaaaactaaagagAGGAGTTGATCACCTCCAATGGCTGTGCGTTGATGAGAGttctaataacttaaaaaagttttaaatacatgaaaataaatgaataataatgtagataataatatattatgttataggtaattACTTTAGACATCATAAATCTAGAAGCCCCATAAATTTAACTCACATTGCGCCTATGAATAAAacccataactcataagtttatgtaaatgtgtaataagaGTTTTAGTCTTTTTTTCATCACTTTGAGTAAATGTATCAGGTTGTTCAgggtttaaaatacatttgaagtCGCCTTATATAACAATTGGAATTCATTgagtatttttatagtttttgaaatatatgaATTCTTCATCACCTTCTTCAAACATTGTAGGTCTTGCTAATTTATTcttaatacaaatttgtttatgTCTAATTAATCATGATTCACCCCAAAGCTTGATGAATaagcttattaaaaaatttggggGTCATATTCCCAATGGCctgtaatataatttgatatatgatcatattttgataatatgatttaacagttgcttatttatgtatgtttaaattgatattatagaaaatatgacACATAGGAGAACCTCATCAGCACCATCATGGTTAAGTGATGATGTAtcagccacaaaaaaaaaaagatgaccATTGACAGTACACTTAAAAAGTCAGAAGAAGCATTGAGTAACATTGCAAAGGCTTTAGCAGTACCATCAGTGCCACCATTAGATAATGCATCACATGGTTTGTCTCAATTTATAAGTGCTACGCTGCAATCTTTCAAAAATCCTTCCCTTAAAATTGCAAcgacacaaaatattaaatattttaatggatgCTCAACTTAGTGATATTccttaaattatgttttgaaacAAATAAGTATTACCAATATATATTTCTAGTCAAGGAAGACTgagttataagtaaaaaatttgttttgtttttttttataaaattgttaatgtttatttaaaatttagtttttaaatcatattataagacctaattattttaatttgtaattgttaaataatatttttaaatttgtttgttttggtATTGtgaaattttcataatacaatattaactacATGCATTTCTAGTCAAGGAAGACTGAATAaggtaaaaatttatgttttgtttttaaataaaattgattaatgttaaaaatgggctttttatttaattgtaaataataaaaaaaaaataacttcattgGTATTGTTTGGTAGTTACGTAAGCGACACCAACACTGTGATAAGCAGATGCCGCCTACCCGCTACTCACGGTAACCGGATCAGCAGTTTTCGTGCCCGCACCTAGCCGTCGTCAGTTGTGTGCGTTACCGTGAACCGTCTTACCGTTGTTTTTACGTTCTTTTTTACCTACGGCACGGACAAAGTGAAGGAATTAGTTTTGACCACCGGCACCTCCCGTCACTTCATCTACCAGGCACCTCACCGTCAATTAGCACCGGCATCAACGTCGTACCCGTTACggtttttattgaattatattctattatattattattgtaactttgaattattgtaaaattagttttaagagCCCTACGCCGGCCGGCACATTTGTGTCTTTATATATTCgttattctttttaaaaatagtagtcAGCCGCTCGCGGCAAATCAAAATACAGTTGTCACCGTTTTTAATCAAACCATACAGTCCACTAATCCAAGCTGAAAGAACATTGGTCCATCGAGCCtaggatatatataatatattattctaagtGAAAATATTACTAGCGGTCTTTTACCGAAAAATcaccaataattaaatattaatataattacagagATTTATgtgtactatataaataaaataaaaggtcggttatttgcattattataattaacgaaGCGTTGCATAGTATAGAATTTGGACTTTGACCGGTAGGCGTACGACGCTGCCGCGACGACCGTTATAGCGTAGTAGATAAGAGGTGTCGTCTTCGCAAGAACTCGGTCAAGGTTAAAAAAGTAGCTTATTTCTGGAAAGTTACATACCGTATATACAGGGTGACGCTAAtctcaaataacaaaaaaaaaaaaaataaaatatattttaactgctttgttattttgttatattttggtTGTACCTACTGGCTTGAATTGCGCGTACGTTTTTGTGGAGGGGAATATAGCGTCATGGGTATTTTTGAAGAAGCAAAAATTCGCCTTTCGGACATTCAGAAACGAATCATGCGAGTACGAGACGCTGGAGATTCGCTAAACAAGACACCGGTCACTAGGTCGGACAAAACCAAGTTTCGAATGATGTATGCCACCGTTCCGCGGATTAAGGAGGAATTCGAGGAACAGCTTTCGATTGTAATAAAACAACTCGGAAAACCGGAAAAAGAACCAAAAGTCCGAAGTAGATATCAGTTAACCTGAGGACATTCGTGATAAGTTTGACGAAGTGTATTTTGAAGTGATGATTGCGGCAGATGAACATATACCAGTTTTACTTCAACATCCGAATGCCGACGAAACCTTTATCAGTACATCTCAAAACCGAGATAGACGCGATGTGATACCACTGGAAAAGCTATCAATACCGAGGTTTGGAGGAGATCCGAAACAATATACCAGCTTTAGAAATTTGTTTGACATTGCAGTTCACAACAATACTAACCTGCCACCTGTTCTTAAGTTCAGCTATTTAAAAAGTTACCTGGAAGGCGAGCCGTTAGCGCTTATATCCAATTTGATGCTAAGCGACGATAACTACACTCTAGCGCTAACAGTTTTGGACAAACGCTATGCAAACCGTCGGATAATTGCACAGAGTCACTTGAACCAACTTTGGACGATGCCAAAAGCAATGTTCGGTGATGCTAAATCTATCCGCCAGATGCTGAACACGATCACGGAGTCGGTTGGAGCGCTCGCAAACCAAAATTACTCCGTGGATCAATGGGACCCAATCTTGctacatttatttgaattaaagtTGGACTCTCAACTTCGTGCTCAATGGGAATTAATAGTAGATACCGCGGATAATCCAAGTATGAACAACTTTACCATGTTCTTATCAAAATTTTGCAATGCTGCAATCGCTGGCCAATCTGGCAAAGAACaggaaaaaccaaataaaaaaccaTATGGCAAAACTGTCACGTTGCATGCCGGAAAGCCAGACCCACGTGAGAATAGACGGCAATTCACCTGTCAGGTCTGCAATACAACACCTGGTCACCTGTTGATTGCTTGCACGGTATTCAAAGAAAAAACACCAAAGGATCGGTACCAAATAATTAAAGACCTTAGGCGTTGTTTCTTGTGTTTTAGCGAGCACCCAGTGAATCAGTGTAAACACACCCGAGTATGTTTGAAATGCAAGGGGCGGCATCATTCCCTATTGCATTTTGAAAATACCCCAGACGTTCAACCAACGGCCATAGTGAATACCCCCGAACCCCAACCCACTACCACCGTCAATAGTATGTTTTCCTCCGACAAGAGGGTCAACTCCTGTGTACTTATGTCTACGATGGCTGTATTAGTACAGGATAGTAGTGGACAATATCAAGAGGCGCGAGCGCTTTTAGACAGCGGCAGTCAAAGCAGTTTCCTCACGGAACATTGTCGTAACAGGTTAGGGGTGACACGGGATAAATGCAGTGTAGCTGTGCAAGCTATGGCCGGCCTACAAATACCGCCGATAAAAGCACGTACTCAAATTATCATCAAACCCGTAAGGCGTGACACGCCTCTCTTCACAGTTGAGACTTTCATACTACCTCGCATCACCGGACTCATTCCGTCTGAACGCGTCGTGAAGACTGAGTGGGCGCATGTGCAGGGTCTGGACCTAGCCGATCCCCGATATGACGAACCACTACCTATAGACATTCTCCTTGGAGCGGATGTTTTTCCTTATATCATAAGTAGAGACCGACGAGAAGGTACCGTCAATCAACCTGTGGCGCTAAAAACAGTGTTTGGATGGGTGCTCATGGGACGGTCAGCCCCAAATCCGTCAAATAGTACGACTTCACTTTTCACGTCTATAGACCCCATCGACCAAATACTGCGCAAGTTTTGGGAAATTGAAGAGCTCCCTACGGTGGAAAAGACCAGTCCGGCAGAACAAAAATGCGAAGAGATCTATCGTACAACTACTACTCGACAGAAGGATGGTCGATATATAGTACATCTGCCATTCATCCATGACCCACCTCCTATTGGGGAATCATACCATCTAGCACACACACGGCTCATACATCTGGAATCTAGGCTTTCAAAATCCACGGATCATAGACAGGATTATAACGGGGCCATGCAAGATTATTTAGACTCCGGACATATGAGTTATGTAGGCAACACTGAGGGCATTGATAACACATCTTTTTACATACCACACAACGGTGTAGTGAAACCAGGAAGTACAACTACCAAGCTCCGTGTTGTTTACGATGCGTCAGCCCTTTCCTCAAATGGAAAATCGCTAAATGATAACTTGTTTATGGGGCCCAAACTTCAACAGGATCTACCAGGAATCATCTTACGTTTTCGTTTGCACGCAGTAGTGTTCACCACCGATATCAAGCAGATGTTCCGGCAGATTGTTGTCACTCCAAAACATAGACCATACCAACGCCTTCTTTTCCGATTCCAGCCCTCTGACCCTGTTCAGACGTACGAAATGTCCACTGTTACATTTGGCCAACGATCATCTCCATTCCTTGCAATTAGAACAATACATCAATTAGCTGAGGATGAAGCCAAAGCATACCCTAATGTGCAAAAGGTCATATATCAAGACCTCTATGTGGACGATGTCGTTACCGGAGCCGACTCGGAAGAAGAGGCTCTTAAACTCCAACAAGAGGTTATAAAAGTATTTGAGCGTGGGAAGTTTGAGCTCCGAAAGTGGTCCAGCAATGCACCTGCATTATTAGAGGCCGTTCCGATTGAACATCGTAAAACCGATAATTTTACCTTCGATGAACCGCAGTCAGATTACACCAAGGTTCTCGGTCTAAAATGGGAACCTAATCTGGATATGTTGTCCTACCAATACCGACCAAATCCCGTGCGTTTTACCAAACGAGCTATTCTTTCGGAGATAGCCCGAATCTATGACCCCATCGGCCTCCTCACTCCAGTCATTACCAATCTCAAACGACTGATGAAGTATTTGTGGTCGATTGGGGTAGGGTGGGATGAGAGAATACCTGACGACGCCATCGATGCTTGGACACGTTACCACGAAGAATTACCACTAATTGGATCTATTCGAATACGGCGTCGAGCAACTACACCTGGAGCTACGTATGAAATCCATGGATTTTACGATAGCTCAGAAAACGCTTACGCCGCCGCGGTACATCTTTTAGCGCGAGAACCAAATGGCATCAGTCACTGCCAACTGTTAATGGGAAAGTCTAAGGTGGCTCCGGAAAAAAGGCTTTCAATTCCACGACTTGAGTTATGTGGGGCGTTATTACTTGCTCGTTGTCTGGAACATATCGGTACCAATCTAAATGCCATTCCGATTGAAGCCACGACGGCATGGTCCGATTCTACCGTAGTCTTGGCTTGGATTCAGACACCTACAGCAAAACTCAAGACGTTTGTGGCAAATCGAGTTGCCAAAATTCAGCACATGACGTCCCCGAAGATTTGGAGACACGTACCTACAGCACACAACCCTGCAGACTGTGCGTCCCGAGGTGTAACCCCAAAAGAGCTAGTGGACCATCAGATTTGGTGGGGCGGCTCAGTATTTCTCACCCAACCAACAAATACCTGGCCTCCAGTGACACCTATCACGTGTCTGGATAAGATGGAACATCAAGTCGAGGAGAAACAACTTGCTCTTTTAATCACTAAGCCCGTAGAGGAATGTCAACTATTGTATGCATCAGCAGAACTTCCGAAAGTTCTACGTCTCACCGCCTATTGGTTACGAATTCGAAGAAATCTGTCACACCAACCCATCTCTTTTGATCATTCCTAACCACCAGGAGCAAAAGAAAAGGAGGAAGCATTGCACGCCCTAATCCGATGGGTCCAAAAGGTACATTTTGCAGAGGATTTGAAACGTCTCACATCAGGAGAGCCCTGTACCCATAAACTGCTATTACTTGGAACTTATTTAGATTCGGAAGAGGGTCTTCTCAGGGTGGGCGGTCGCCTCCGGTCCTCCGACCTTCCATATGAGACAAAGCATCCCATCCTGTTACCAAAACAAACCATACAGTCCACTAATCCAAGCTGAAAGAacaggtataatatacttaaaaatttcctTTTTCCACAGCAATTTGCTGCCATGGTACTTCTCCTGGtccattgaaatattttaaaaattcatcacGTATATTATAAGCTGTGTTGGTGGATCTATTGTCTCCTTGATTAAAGTTAATAGATCTCATCTGACATATGTTTTGTGTTTCTTCATTATTCGTTACTTCTAGTACAGGAGAtctatttctaataaaattgtgtaataCACAGCAAGTCTTTGTTATCAATTCAACTTTAGGGggagataaatgtatttttgtcaacaaaattctaaatttattgGACAATAACCCAAAACCATTTTCCACGACTCTCCGAGCTCGGCTAAGCCTATAGTTTGCAATTCTCTGTTCATTTGTTAAGCCTCGTGAAGAATATGGCTTCATCAAATGCGGTCCCGAAGGAAATGCGTCGTCTGCAATAATAACATAGGGAGTATCTATTTGACTTCCTGGTAGTGGTCTTGGAGAAGGAAGGTTAAGGGTATGGGATTCTAAAGCTTCCTTTAAGTTACTTTCTCTATACACAGCAGCATCATGATTTTC
This genomic window from Metopolophium dirhodum isolate CAU chromosome 1, ASM1992520v1, whole genome shotgun sequence contains:
- the LOC132932813 gene encoding uncharacterized protein LOC132932813; this encodes MIAADEHIPVLLQHPNADETFISTSQNRDRRDVIPLEKLSIPRFGGDPKQYTSFRNLFDIAVHNNTNLPPVLKFSYLKSYLEGEPLALISNLMLSDDNYTLALTVLDKRYANRRIIAQSHLNQLWTMPKAMFGDAKSIRQMLNTITESVGALANQNYSVDQWDPILLHLFELKLDSQLRAQWELIVDTADNPSMNNFTMFLSKFCNAAIAGQSGKEQEKPNKKPYGKTVTLHAGKPDPRENRRQFTCQVCNTTPGHLLIACTVFKEKTPKDRYQIIKDLRRCFLCFSEHPVNQCKHTRVCLKCKGRHHSLLHFENTPDVQPTAIVNTPEPQPTTTVNSMFSSDKRVNSCVLMSTMAVLVQDSSGQYQEARALLDSGSQSSFLTEHCRNRLGVTRDKCSVAVQAMAGLQIPPIKARTQIIIKPVRRDTPLFTVETFILPRITGLIPSERVVKTEWAHVQGLDLADPRYDEPLPIDILLGADVFPYIISRDRREGTVNQPVALKTVFGWVLMGRSAPNPSNSTTSLFTSIDPIDQILRKFWEIEELPTVEKTSPAEQKCEEIYRTTTTRQKDGRYIVHLPFIHDPPPIGESYHLAHTRLIHLESRLSKSTDHRQDYNGAMQDYLDSGHMSYVGNTEGIDNTSFYIPHNGVVKPGSTTTKLRVVYDASALSSNGKSLNDNLFMGPKLQQDLPGIILRFRLHAVVFTTDIKQMFRQIVVTPKHRPYQRLLFRFQPSDPVQTYEMSTVTFGQRSSPFLAIRTIHQLAEDEAKAYPNVQKVIYQDLYVDDVVTGADSEEEALKLQQEVIKVFERGKFELRKWSSNAPALLEAVPIEHRKTDNFTFDEPQSDYTKVLGLKWEPNLDMLSYQYRPNPVRFTKRAILSEIARIYDPIGLLTPVITNLKRLMKYLWSIGVGWDERIPDDAIDAWTRYHEELPLIGSIRIRRRATTPGATYEIHGFYDSSENAYAAAVHLLAREPNGISHCQLLMGKSKVAPEKRLSIPRLELCGALLLARCLEHIGTNLNAIPIEATTAWSDSTVVLAWIQTPTAKLKTFVANRVAKIQHMTSPKIWRHVPTAHNPADCASRGVTPKELVDHQIWWGGSVFLTQPTNTWPPVTPITCLDKMEHQVEEKQLALLITKPVEECQLLYASAELPKVLRLTAYWLRIRRNLSHQPISFDHS